Proteins encoded within one genomic window of Prosthecobacter fusiformis:
- the rbfA gene encoding 30S ribosome-binding factor RbfA: protein MSQRVLRVSELVKRELSMVLERHYRMDNAILTVHEVRATPDLKQCFAYVGIISTGDSDDEAIIEKLNKQRGAIQREVHKRVIMKNSPQIFFRLDKSVEKGVRILNAIDNLPPPADPLPEGSEEPDFK, encoded by the coding sequence ATGTCCCAACGAGTCCTACGCGTTAGCGAACTGGTCAAAAGAGAGCTCAGCATGGTGCTGGAGCGGCATTATCGAATGGATAATGCCATCCTCACCGTGCACGAAGTGCGCGCCACGCCGGACTTGAAGCAATGCTTCGCCTACGTCGGCATCATCAGCACCGGGGACAGCGATGATGAGGCCATCATTGAAAAGCTCAACAAACAGCGCGGAGCCATTCAGCGTGAGGTGCACAAGCGCGTCATCATGAAGAACTCCCCCCAGATCTTCTTCCGCCTGGACAAGTCTGTGGAAAAAGGCGTGCGCATCCTCAATGCCATCGACAACTTGCCTCCCCCAGCCGATCCGCTGCCCGAAGGCAGCGAGGAGCCAGATTTTAAATAA